The Streptomyces sp. NBC_01275 genome has a segment encoding these proteins:
- a CDS encoding ABC transporter ATP-binding protein: MTSSSDVRSPSRTGAGLALRGAALGRPGAPVLDGVDLDVAPGEILTVVGRSGCGKSTLLRTLAGLLSPLAGAISQDGRPLTGPAADRALIFQEDALLPWRTLRANVELPLAVKGLPRAERRAQADSWLTRVGLADQSRQLPHRVSGGQRQRAQLARALAGAPRAVLMDEPFGALDAQTRAGMQDLLVEVLRGTGATVVFVTHDVDEALFLGDRVALLAAGRLTAVRDVPRPRERAAHDDPAHSALRHDVLTSLGT; encoded by the coding sequence ATGACCAGCTCGTCTGACGTCCGTTCGCCCTCCCGCACCGGCGCGGGACTGGCGCTGCGGGGCGCCGCCCTCGGACGGCCGGGCGCGCCCGTGCTCGACGGAGTGGACCTCGACGTGGCCCCCGGCGAGATCCTCACCGTCGTCGGCCGCTCGGGGTGCGGCAAGTCGACCCTGCTGCGCACGCTGGCCGGGCTTCTGTCTCCCCTCGCCGGAGCGATCAGCCAGGACGGGCGCCCGCTGACGGGCCCCGCCGCCGACCGTGCCCTGATCTTCCAGGAGGACGCCCTCCTGCCTTGGCGCACCCTGCGCGCGAACGTGGAGCTGCCGCTGGCCGTCAAGGGGTTGCCGCGCGCCGAACGCCGCGCCCAAGCCGATTCCTGGCTCACCCGCGTCGGCCTCGCCGACCAGTCCCGGCAACTGCCGCACCGTGTCTCCGGCGGGCAGCGCCAGCGCGCCCAGCTGGCCCGGGCCCTCGCGGGAGCGCCCCGCGCCGTCCTCATGGACGAACCCTTCGGCGCCCTCGACGCCCAGACCCGCGCCGGCATGCAGGACCTGCTGGTGGAGGTGTTGCGCGGCACCGGCGCCACCGTCGTCTTCGTCACCCACGACGTGGACGAGGCCCTGTTCCTCGGCGACCGCGTCGCCCTCCTGGCCGCCGGCCGGCTGACCGCCGTACGCGACGTGCCTCGTCCGCGGGAACGTGCGGCACACGACGATCCGGCGCACTCAGCCCTGCGCCACGACGTCCTGACCTCGCTCGGTACCTGA
- a CDS encoding ABC transporter permease, giving the protein MTRYALRAASLVAALGVWQLLTSLNVDLWLRFSQFPTVADVARTFADRLTGDDYWTDLTDSLTRIVTGFLLAAVLGVATGVLVARSRLAEDLLGPVLEVLRPIPAIALVPVAILLFPSNEQGIVFITFTAAFFPVLVSTRHAVRALTPVWEEAVRTMGGGRSRVLGSVVLPGALPGIFGGLSVGIGVSWICVISAEMISGQYGVGYRTWQDYTVVDYPGVFVGMVTIGVLGWLTSTAVELLGRRLTRWLPRTSYVPVGRTPRRVSGAAAAVPVNPATQEDLPHDQLV; this is encoded by the coding sequence GTGACCCGGTATGCGCTGCGGGCGGCCTCGCTGGTGGCCGCCCTCGGCGTCTGGCAGCTGCTGACCAGCCTGAACGTCGACCTGTGGCTGCGCTTCTCGCAGTTCCCGACGGTCGCCGACGTCGCCCGGACCTTCGCCGACCGGCTGACCGGCGACGACTACTGGACCGACCTCACCGACAGCCTCACCCGCATCGTCACCGGCTTTCTGCTGGCCGCCGTCCTGGGCGTGGCCACGGGCGTGCTCGTGGCGCGCTCGCGGCTCGCCGAAGACCTGCTCGGCCCGGTCCTGGAAGTCCTCCGTCCGATCCCGGCGATCGCCCTGGTCCCCGTCGCGATCCTCCTCTTCCCCTCCAACGAACAGGGCATCGTCTTCATCACCTTCACCGCCGCCTTCTTCCCCGTCCTGGTCTCCACCCGGCACGCAGTGCGCGCGCTGACCCCGGTGTGGGAGGAGGCGGTGCGCACCATGGGCGGCGGCCGATCGCGGGTCCTCGGCTCGGTCGTCCTGCCTGGCGCGCTGCCCGGCATCTTCGGCGGCTTGTCGGTCGGCATCGGCGTGTCGTGGATCTGTGTGATCTCCGCCGAGATGATCTCCGGCCAGTACGGCGTCGGCTACCGCACCTGGCAGGACTACACGGTCGTCGACTACCCCGGCGTGTTCGTCGGCATGGTCACGATCGGCGTGCTCGGCTGGCTCACCTCCACGGCCGTGGAACTCCTCGGCCGCAGGCTGACCCGCTGGCTGCCGAGGACGTCGTACGTCCCCGTCGGCCGGACTCCGCGGCGAGTGAGCGGTGCCGCGGCAGCCGTTCCGGTCAACCCCGCGACCCAGGAGGACCTGCCCCATGACCAGCTCGTCTGA
- a CDS encoding ABC transporter substrate-binding protein has product MKRRAVVTSAVLLLLPLTACGGNAEAGSGSTVTVTVGYQSKTINTVTAGTLLRSLGYFENALNALGDGNTYNVDWQDYATGAPITAQMTAGKIDIGSMGDFPLLINAARGKQLGKPTHLVSVTGYNLRGGLNTIVTAPDSKLTSLTDLKGKKVSTSIGSAADGTLVRALQRVGIDPDQGIEKLNQQPAVGASALAAGSADALSQFVAWPGLLAYQGKAKALYDGAQLDLPTFHGVTAREDFATRRPAVLEAFLKAQAEATAYLDEHPVTAAEKVAKATGLPAEVVYLYNGAHGIATFDPALKPQLVSALKEDVSVLKAAKLTGDVDVDAFVDDRYVKKALGSSYAQQLAATPAPAASEVWPRGAAETRTFKSPAALLAYVAQHKDGIRAAYVPDATTGTLWFADKAVWVTDGDQLLPFVAPATAQAYVAGHGGARLVAYADALGRAS; this is encoded by the coding sequence ATGAAACGCAGAGCAGTCGTCACGTCCGCCGTCCTTCTCCTCCTCCCGCTCACGGCCTGCGGCGGCAACGCCGAGGCCGGCAGCGGCTCCACGGTGACCGTCACCGTCGGCTACCAGTCCAAGACCATCAACACGGTCACCGCAGGCACCCTTCTGCGCTCGCTCGGCTACTTCGAGAACGCGCTGAACGCCCTCGGCGACGGCAACACCTACAACGTCGACTGGCAGGACTACGCCACCGGCGCCCCCATCACCGCCCAGATGACGGCCGGGAAGATCGACATCGGCTCGATGGGCGACTTCCCGCTCCTCATCAACGCCGCCCGCGGCAAACAGCTCGGCAAGCCCACCCACCTGGTCTCGGTCACCGGCTACAACCTGCGCGGCGGCCTCAACACCATCGTCACCGCACCGGACTCCAAGCTCACCTCCCTCACGGACCTCAAGGGCAAGAAGGTCTCCACCAGCATCGGATCCGCCGCCGACGGCACCCTCGTTCGGGCCCTCCAGCGCGTCGGCATCGACCCCGACCAGGGCATCGAGAAGCTCAACCAGCAGCCCGCGGTGGGCGCTTCGGCCCTCGCCGCGGGCAGCGCGGACGCGCTCTCGCAGTTCGTCGCCTGGCCCGGCCTGCTCGCCTACCAGGGCAAGGCCAAAGCCCTGTACGACGGCGCCCAGCTGGACCTCCCCACCTTCCACGGCGTCACCGCCCGCGAGGACTTCGCGACGAGACGCCCGGCCGTGCTGGAGGCATTCCTGAAGGCCCAGGCGGAAGCCACCGCCTACCTCGACGAACACCCCGTGACCGCCGCCGAGAAGGTCGCGAAGGCCACCGGCCTGCCCGCCGAGGTCGTCTACCTCTACAACGGCGCCCACGGCATCGCCACCTTCGACCCGGCCCTCAAGCCGCAGCTCGTCTCCGCCCTCAAGGAGGACGTGTCGGTCCTGAAGGCGGCGAAACTGACCGGGGACGTCGACGTGGACGCCTTCGTCGACGACCGGTACGTGAAGAAGGCGCTCGGCTCGTCCTACGCCCAGCAGCTGGCCGCCACGCCCGCACCGGCCGCGAGCGAGGTCTGGCCCCGGGGCGCCGCCGAGACCCGTACCTTCAAGTCCCCCGCCGCACTGCTGGCCTACGTCGCGCAGCACAAGGACGGCATCCGCGCCGCCTATGTCCCAGACGCCACCACCGGCACCCTGTGGTTCGCCGACAAGGCGGTCTGGGTGACCGACGGCGACCAACTGCTCCCCTTCGTCGCTCCGGCGACCGCACAGGCGTACGTCGCCGGGCACGGCGGCGCCCGCCTCGTCGCCTACGCCGACGCGCTGGGGCGGGCGTCGTGA
- a CDS encoding ferredoxin family protein, whose protein sequence is MPLAPQRADVPVTIDESKCIDGCTLCVDMCPLDSLAIDESNGKAYMHVDECWYCGPCAARCPTGAVTVNMPYLLR, encoded by the coding sequence ATGCCCTTGGCGCCCCAGCGGGCCGACGTGCCCGTGACCATCGACGAGTCGAAGTGCATCGACGGCTGCACCCTCTGCGTGGACATGTGCCCGCTGGACTCCCTCGCCATCGACGAGAGCAACGGCAAGGCGTACATGCACGTCGACGAGTGCTGGTACTGCGGCCCGTGCGCAGCCCGCTGTCCCACCGGAGCCGTCACGGTCAACATGCCCTACCTGCTCCGGTGA
- a CDS encoding GntR family transcriptional regulator, producing the protein MPPTDRVRDHAGQGATTVAAHRARRRLRADQARQLADLLRHQLLAGGFPDGTLPHETTLATDYRATRNTVRQALDLLRAEGLVERLPGVGTVVVAEKYPHGLDHLMGLAETLREHGRVTNEVRTMGPAPAPSPVAERLHIPPGTDVLYIERLRRLNGLPLSLDLTYIPLDIGAALLGADLENTDVFRLLEGITGQRLGHAEITLEAVNADAHSAAVLEAPRGAAVLMLERLTHLADGRPVDLEFIRFRGDRITMSGLLHRSL; encoded by the coding sequence ATGCCGCCCACCGACCGCGTCCGAGACCACGCCGGCCAAGGCGCGACCACCGTCGCCGCCCACCGCGCGCGGCGACGGCTGCGCGCCGACCAGGCCAGGCAACTCGCCGACCTACTGCGCCACCAGCTCCTGGCCGGCGGGTTCCCGGACGGCACACTCCCGCACGAGACGACACTCGCCACGGACTACCGCGCCACCCGCAACACCGTCCGCCAGGCCCTCGACCTCCTCAGGGCCGAAGGCCTCGTGGAACGGCTCCCCGGCGTCGGCACCGTCGTCGTCGCCGAGAAGTACCCGCACGGCCTAGACCATCTGATGGGCCTCGCGGAAACCCTCCGTGAGCACGGCCGGGTCACCAACGAGGTCCGCACGATGGGCCCCGCCCCCGCGCCCTCCCCGGTCGCCGAACGCCTGCACATCCCGCCCGGCACGGACGTCCTCTACATCGAACGTCTGCGTCGCCTCAACGGTCTCCCCCTCTCCCTCGACCTCACCTACATCCCGCTCGACATCGGCGCCGCCCTGCTCGGCGCCGACCTGGAGAACACCGACGTCTTCCGCCTCCTGGAGGGCATCACGGGCCAGCGTCTCGGCCACGCCGAGATCACCCTGGAGGCGGTCAACGCGGACGCCCACTCCGCCGCCGTACTCGAAGCCCCGCGCGGCGCGGCCGTCCTCATGCTGGAACGGCTGACGCATCTCGCCGACGGCCGCCCGGTCGACCTGGAGTTCATCCGCTTCCGCGGCGACCGCATCACCATGAGCGGCCTGCTCCACCGCTCCCTCTGA
- a CDS encoding M56 family metallopeptidase translates to MTVCLLLLSVVALAAAVPVPRALTRAEWPEREPVVALWVWQCLVATVLLCCLTALMLGAAAVFHTVRTQVFAPAPPAVTEAYDLSAAPLWAVALTLLLACGAAWTTAMLARELVDARRRRGLARAHLRERAPDLPAGLPSARGPLLVLEDEYPDAWWMPGSPPQLIVTTGALHRLTSHQLDAVLTHERGHARAHHDWLLHLSTALATGFPRIPLFSHFCDQTHRLVELSADDTASRRCGHLTTALALIELNQHRGVLSCASSHRLLGERVDRLLQPPPRLGRRHRALTTTAAALVPLLPLLITFAPGLTALS, encoded by the coding sequence ATGACCGTCTGCCTGCTCCTGCTGAGCGTCGTCGCCCTGGCGGCCGCCGTGCCGGTCCCGCGTGCACTGACCCGGGCCGAGTGGCCCGAGCGGGAGCCGGTGGTCGCGCTGTGGGTGTGGCAGTGCCTGGTCGCCACGGTCCTGCTGTGCTGCCTGACAGCCCTGATGCTGGGCGCGGCCGCCGTCTTCCACACCGTCCGCACCCAGGTCTTCGCACCCGCGCCGCCCGCGGTGACGGAGGCGTACGACCTCTCCGCCGCGCCGCTGTGGGCGGTCGCCCTGACCCTGCTGCTGGCCTGCGGGGCCGCCTGGACCACCGCGATGCTGGCCCGCGAGCTCGTCGACGCCCGCCGGCGCCGCGGCCTGGCCCGGGCCCACCTGCGGGAGCGTGCGCCCGACCTGCCCGCGGGGCTGCCGTCCGCCCGCGGCCCCCTGCTCGTGCTGGAGGACGAGTACCCCGACGCCTGGTGGATGCCGGGCAGCCCGCCCCAGCTGATCGTGACCACCGGCGCCCTGCACCGCCTCACCTCCCACCAACTGGACGCCGTCCTCACCCACGAACGCGGCCATGCCCGCGCCCACCACGACTGGCTGCTCCACCTGTCGACCGCCCTAGCCACCGGCTTCCCCCGTATCCCGCTCTTCTCGCACTTCTGCGACCAGACCCACCGCCTGGTCGAACTCTCCGCGGACGACACCGCGTCCCGCCGCTGCGGTCACCTGACCACCGCCCTGGCCCTGATCGAGCTGAACCAGCACCGAGGCGTTCTGTCCTGCGCCTCCAGCCACCGCCTCCTGGGCGAGCGAGTCGACCGCCTCCTCCAGCCGCCGCCCCGCCTGGGCCGCCGACACCGTGCGCTCACGACGACGGCTGCGGCGCTGGTGCCTCTGCTGCCCCTGCTGATCACGTTCGCGCCGGGACTGACGGCGCTGTCCTGA
- the fahA gene encoding fumarylacetoacetase, protein MPPFDIPEGDPFGPHNLPYGVFSLPGSTERTVGVRLGDHVLDAGAAARALGSPHAGLLAAPTLNPLLAAGRTAWSQVRRELTEWVTDPSHRSTVEPLFHPLSSVALHLPFEVADYVDFYSSEHHAVNAGAIFRPNAVDALPPNWKHLPIGYHGRAGTVVVSGTDVVRPSGQRKAPADPAPVFGPSVRLDIEAEVGFVVGVPSRQGSPVALADFREHVFGLCLLNDWSARDIQAWEYAPLGPFLAKSFATSVSAWITPLEALEAARVTPPERTHPLLPYLDDSAAEPAGYDLRISVALNGHVVSEPPFSTMYWTAAQQLAHLTVNGASLRTGDLYGSGTVSGPGEQERGSFLELTWNGRDPLELPDGKRTFLENGDEVTLSAWAPGPGGLRVGLGEVSGRVTAAE, encoded by the coding sequence ATGCCCCCCTTCGACATCCCCGAGGGCGACCCCTTCGGCCCGCACAATCTCCCCTACGGCGTCTTCTCCCTGCCCGGCTCGACGGAACGGACCGTCGGCGTCCGGCTCGGCGACCACGTCCTCGATGCGGGCGCGGCGGCCCGTGCGCTCGGCTCGCCGCACGCCGGCCTCCTCGCGGCGCCGACCCTCAACCCGCTGCTGGCGGCGGGCCGCACGGCCTGGTCGCAGGTACGACGCGAGCTGACGGAGTGGGTGACGGACCCGTCCCACCGCTCCACGGTCGAACCGCTCTTCCACCCGCTGTCCTCGGTGGCCCTGCACCTCCCCTTCGAGGTCGCCGACTACGTCGACTTCTACTCCTCCGAGCACCACGCCGTGAACGCGGGCGCGATCTTCCGCCCGAACGCCGTGGACGCCCTCCCGCCCAACTGGAAGCACCTGCCCATCGGCTACCACGGCCGCGCCGGCACGGTCGTCGTCTCCGGCACGGACGTCGTCCGCCCGTCGGGCCAACGCAAGGCGCCTGCCGACCCGGCTCCCGTCTTCGGCCCGTCCGTGCGGCTGGACATCGAGGCCGAGGTCGGCTTCGTGGTCGGCGTGCCCTCGCGGCAGGGCAGCCCGGTGGCGCTGGCCGACTTCCGTGAGCACGTCTTCGGCCTGTGCCTGCTCAACGACTGGTCGGCCCGTGACATCCAGGCCTGGGAGTACGCCCCGCTCGGCCCGTTCCTCGCCAAGTCCTTCGCCACGTCGGTATCGGCGTGGATCACCCCGCTGGAGGCGCTGGAGGCGGCGCGGGTCACGCCCCCGGAGCGCACCCACCCGCTCCTTCCCTACCTGGACGACTCGGCCGCCGAACCTGCCGGCTACGACCTGCGCATCTCCGTCGCCCTCAACGGTCACGTCGTCTCCGAGCCGCCCTTCTCCACGATGTACTGGACGGCCGCCCAGCAACTCGCCCACCTGACCGTCAACGGCGCCTCCCTGCGCACCGGCGACCTCTACGGCTCGGGCACGGTCAGCGGCCCGGGCGAGCAGGAGCGCGGCTCCTTCCTGGAACTGACCTGGAACGGCCGCGACCCCCTCGAACTCCCCGACGGCAAGCGCACCTTCCTGGAGAACGGCGACGAGGTGACCCTGTCCGCCTGGGCCCCGGGCCCAGGCGGCCTGCGCGTGGGCCTGGGCGAGGTGAGCGGCCGGGTGACCGCCGCCGAGTGA
- a CDS encoding DegT/DnrJ/EryC1/StrS family aminotransferase, with protein sequence MAIGEAGLGSARRGSRPKRLEAAMRDRLGRECVYVPSCRFGLFVALRHWCPPGGRVLMSPVNDDVIFFVVLAAGLRPVQAPLNPLDASIDVDAVPDEVWGSLSAVLTTNLYGNPDDTPRLRRKCDALGIPLFEDGAHAIGSEVGGRPVGAWGDASVFSLSKHVGAKAGGFLACADPGLREALTKTCEDLLLPRRPSAELAYAVRPYAEATVRGLRLRRAAWATLRLLGRMEREEIRMPLRPGELARAVDAAPDLAAHDSWVRVDMHDYRLRSGSLRMGRIGRRLERLDEVLAACRAGTELLLSTPWARPCAPRAERAQPLFRVPLFVADRDAAIAALARRGIVVGYLYDPPLDDYAGAAFTDLSPDPAGARWFARHALPVDPLRARQVVEVLQESGARPADAPGGLEPSRG encoded by the coding sequence ATGGCCATAGGGGAGGCCGGCCTCGGGTCGGCGCGGCGTGGCTCACGGCCGAAACGGCTGGAAGCGGCGATGCGCGACAGACTCGGCCGGGAATGCGTGTACGTGCCGTCGTGCAGATTCGGGTTGTTCGTGGCCCTGCGCCACTGGTGCCCGCCCGGCGGACGCGTGCTGATGTCGCCGGTCAACGACGACGTGATCTTCTTCGTGGTGCTCGCGGCCGGTCTCAGGCCCGTGCAGGCGCCGTTGAACCCGCTGGACGCGTCGATCGACGTGGACGCGGTGCCCGACGAGGTGTGGGGCTCGCTGTCGGCGGTGCTCACGACGAATCTGTACGGGAACCCGGACGACACGCCGAGACTGCGCCGGAAGTGCGACGCGCTCGGCATCCCGTTGTTCGAGGACGGGGCGCACGCCATCGGCAGCGAGGTGGGCGGCCGCCCGGTGGGGGCCTGGGGCGACGCCTCCGTCTTCAGCCTGTCCAAGCATGTCGGCGCCAAGGCCGGGGGCTTCCTGGCCTGCGCGGACCCGGGGCTGCGCGAGGCCCTGACGAAGACCTGCGAGGACCTGCTGCTGCCGAGGCGGCCCTCGGCGGAACTCGCCTACGCCGTCCGGCCGTACGCGGAGGCGACGGTGCGCGGGCTGCGGCTGCGGCGGGCGGCCTGGGCCACCCTGCGGCTGCTCGGGCGGATGGAGCGGGAGGAGATCCGGATGCCGCTGCGGCCGGGCGAGCTGGCCCGCGCCGTCGACGCGGCGCCGGACCTCGCCGCGCACGACTCCTGGGTCCGGGTCGACATGCACGACTACCGGCTGCGTTCCGGTTCGCTGCGGATGGGCCGGATCGGGCGCAGGCTGGAGCGGCTGGACGAGGTGCTGGCCGCCTGCCGGGCGGGCACGGAGCTGCTGCTGTCGACGCCGTGGGCGCGGCCCTGCGCGCCCCGCGCCGAGCGTGCCCAACCTCTCTTCCGGGTCCCCCTGTTCGTCGCCGACAGGGATGCCGCGATCGCGGCGCTCGCCCGGCGGGGCATCGTCGTGGGGTACCTCTATGACCCGCCGCTGGACGACTACGCGGGCGCCGCTTTCACCGACCTGTCGCCCGATCCGGCAGGGGCCCGCTGGTTCGCGCGGCACGCGCTGCCGGTGGATCCGCTGCGGGCCCGGCAGGTCGTCGAGGTGCTTCAGGAGTCCGGCGCACGGCCGGCCGACGCGCCGGGAGGGCTGGAGCCGAGCCGTGGCTGA
- a CDS encoding lipopolysaccharide biosynthesis protein, protein MAETQAEIHEIQVPEPAVPPTGKAGKAGRSGRSGKAGEEAVVGPKPADSGQGSDSLFRNAYFLMLSTGVSAVLGLGFWLVAARYYSTEAVGQGSAAIAAMRLLASITATTMIGAVVRFVPRAGRATGSLVWRAYAASSVVVVIAAFVFLLTLDLWGASYAPLGTPAAGAAFVVACVAWALLTLQDGVLTGLRRSGWVPIGNAVFSVGKLILLVVFATALPALGIFISWAAAIALSTVPLGWLIFRRLIPRQIAADRDLEPPRLREMGRFLAGDSLGALFSLAMINLLPVMVAVRFSAAENGYFYVAYTVGGTMEFMAINMASSLTAHASHDPRHLADGVRGALRRMTLLLVPVVLVLVLFAPQILLPFNEDYAEHGTTVLRLLAAGALPRVVVELYIGVLRVQGRTGVLAALQGAMCTMVLGSAALLFAPAGIAGAGWAVLLSMTLIAVVSVVGLRAALRETDGVPAVPCVPAVPAVPAVPADLVPASAPADAPPAYGTHWARLNATAGYGTNWARRAADEHGASDQDTVALFIGRPGYEREALEADTLAVIVRPHQQGGPVGRSVEPRASAAASIPAPAPAYEGNGIWSERWQRRLRAGLWALIGVTAGCFGAGLRDLPWFGGRLPDRLPDGLPDGLAADLAGPLGGREMLGLLPGPALAAGVALLVLFVAAVTLCVRREGWLPGTALAVVALALYSVPVAFGREPRALGGTFYTETAGFFAETLGLPGPEPLLRWVPPVCQLLCLITLWQLLARVGGRLPWAARWGVVFLAAVGGWAGRAALAPVALPLLGLLFLLVLLLSLHRAETPAEPEAAQDPHRSPVNERPGARIRD, encoded by the coding sequence GTGGCTGAGACGCAGGCCGAGATCCACGAGATCCAGGTGCCCGAGCCCGCGGTGCCGCCCACCGGGAAGGCCGGGAAAGCCGGAAGGTCTGGGAGGTCTGGGAAGGCCGGCGAGGAAGCGGTGGTCGGCCCGAAGCCGGCCGACAGCGGCCAAGGCTCCGACTCCCTCTTCAGGAACGCCTACTTCCTGATGCTCAGCACCGGCGTCTCCGCCGTGCTGGGCCTGGGCTTCTGGCTGGTGGCCGCCCGCTACTACTCGACAGAGGCCGTCGGCCAGGGCTCCGCAGCGATCGCCGCGATGCGCCTGCTCGCCAGCATCACGGCGACGACGATGATCGGCGCCGTCGTCCGCTTCGTGCCGCGGGCCGGCCGGGCGACCGGCTCGCTGGTGTGGCGGGCGTACGCGGCCAGTTCGGTGGTCGTGGTCATCGCCGCGTTCGTCTTCCTGCTCACCCTCGACCTGTGGGGGGCGTCGTACGCGCCGCTGGGGACGCCGGCCGCGGGGGCGGCGTTCGTCGTGGCGTGCGTGGCGTGGGCGCTGCTCACCCTCCAGGACGGGGTGCTCACCGGGCTGCGCAGGTCGGGGTGGGTGCCCATCGGCAACGCGGTGTTCTCGGTCGGCAAGCTGATCCTGCTCGTCGTGTTCGCGACCGCGCTGCCGGCGCTCGGCATCTTCATCTCCTGGGCGGCGGCGATCGCGCTCTCGACGGTGCCGCTGGGCTGGCTGATCTTCCGCCGGCTCATCCCGCGCCAGATCGCAGCCGACCGTGACCTGGAGCCGCCCCGGCTGCGCGAGATGGGCCGCTTCCTCGCGGGGGACTCGCTGGGCGCGCTGTTCAGCCTGGCCATGATCAACCTGCTGCCGGTGATGGTCGCGGTGCGCTTCAGCGCCGCGGAGAACGGCTACTTCTACGTGGCGTACACCGTCGGCGGCACGATGGAGTTCATGGCCATCAACATGGCCTCCTCCCTCACCGCCCACGCCTCGCACGACCCGCGCCATCTGGCCGACGGTGTGCGCGGGGCGCTGCGCCGGATGACGCTGCTGCTGGTGCCGGTGGTGCTGGTGCTGGTGCTGTTCGCCCCGCAGATCCTGCTGCCCTTCAACGAGGACTACGCCGAGCACGGCACCACCGTGCTGCGGCTGCTGGCCGCCGGGGCGCTGCCGAGGGTCGTGGTCGAGCTGTACATCGGAGTGCTGCGGGTCCAGGGGCGCACCGGAGTGCTCGCCGCGCTCCAGGGCGCCATGTGCACGATGGTGCTGGGCAGTGCGGCCCTGCTGTTCGCGCCGGCCGGGATCGCGGGGGCGGGCTGGGCGGTGCTGCTCAGCATGACGTTGATCGCCGTCGTCTCGGTGGTCGGGCTGCGGGCCGCGCTCCGGGAGACCGACGGGGTGCCCGCCGTCCCCTGCGTCCCCGCCGTTCCCGCCGTCCCTGCCGTTCCCGCCGACCTGGTCCCGGCCTCCGCCCCCGCCGACGCCCCGCCCGCGTACGGCACCCACTGGGCCCGTCTCAACGCCACCGCCGGGTACGGCACGAACTGGGCCCGCCGGGCCGCGGACGAGCACGGGGCGTCGGACCAGGACACGGTCGCGCTGTTCATCGGGCGTCCCGGCTACGAGCGCGAGGCGCTGGAGGCGGACACCCTCGCGGTGATCGTCCGGCCGCACCAGCAGGGCGGCCCGGTCGGGCGGAGCGTCGAGCCGCGCGCGTCGGCGGCGGCGTCGATACCCGCACCCGCACCCGCGTACGAGGGGAACGGGATCTGGTCCGAGCGGTGGCAGCGACGGCTGCGGGCCGGACTGTGGGCGCTGATCGGGGTCACCGCCGGATGCTTCGGGGCCGGGTTGCGCGACCTGCCGTGGTTCGGCGGCCGCCTCCCGGACCGCCTTCCGGACGGCCTTCCGGACGGCCTGGCGGCAGATCTCGCCGGGCCGCTCGGCGGGCGGGAGATGCTCGGTCTGCTGCCCGGTCCGGCGCTCGCCGCCGGTGTCGCGCTGCTCGTGCTGTTCGTTGCCGCGGTGACGCTGTGCGTGCGGCGCGAGGGGTGGCTGCCCGGCACGGCCCTCGCGGTCGTCGCCCTCGCCCTGTATTCCGTGCCGGTGGCGTTCGGGCGGGAACCACGGGCGCTGGGCGGGACGTTCTATACGGAAACGGCCGGTTTCTTCGCGGAGACGCTGGGCCTGCCCGGGCCCGAACCGCTGCTGCGCTGGGTGCCGCCCGTCTGCCAGTTGCTGTGCCTCATCACGCTGTGGCAGCTGCTCGCCCGGGTGGGTGGACGGCTGCCGTGGGCAGCACGCTGGGGGGTCGTGTTCCTCGCCGCCGTGGGGGGCTGGGCGGGGCGCGCGGCGCTCGCTCCGGTCGCGCTGCCGTTGCTCGGCCTGCTGTTCCTGCTCGTCCTTCTCCTGTCGCTCCACCGCGCCGAAACGCCGGCGGAGCCTGAGGCGGCCCAGGACCCACACCGTTCACCAGTGAACGAGAGACCCGGGGCCCGCATTCGCGACTGA